One genomic segment of Novosphingobium sp. RL4 includes these proteins:
- a CDS encoding major capsid protein gives MDFNPQLLGQLGLFDAMPVNTRDIWVDRRGATLALIPSSPVGAPPAELVRDNRDAVPLKTTRLAKGFTIYAEEAQGIRAFGSQTELQSVQGEYLRRMSDMELTHEFHRFGALQGLLLDADGTTGIYNYYTAFGVAQPAAISFALNVDTTDVRGKCAQLIRLMKRASKGAFTPATRCMLWSAMRSTTR, from the coding sequence ATGGACTTCAACCCGCAGCTTCTCGGGCAGCTTGGCCTGTTTGACGCAATGCCTGTCAACACCCGCGACATCTGGGTTGATCGCCGGGGCGCGACTCTCGCACTCATCCCCTCGTCGCCGGTCGGCGCGCCGCCCGCCGAACTGGTACGCGACAATCGCGATGCCGTGCCGCTCAAGACCACGCGCCTCGCCAAGGGGTTCACGATCTACGCGGAAGAGGCTCAGGGCATCCGCGCCTTCGGATCGCAGACGGAACTTCAGTCGGTTCAGGGCGAGTACCTGCGCCGGATGTCCGATATGGAACTGACCCATGAGTTCCACCGCTTCGGCGCGCTGCAAGGCCTGCTGCTTGACGCTGACGGCACCACCGGCATCTATAACTATTACACGGCCTTCGGTGTGGCCCAGCCTGCTGCAATCAGCTTCGCACTGAACGTCGACACGACCGACGTGCGCGGCAAGTGCGCGCAGCTTATCCGCTTGATGAAGCGGGCATCGAAGGGCGCCTTCACCCCGGCGACAAGGTGCATGCTCTGGTCGGCGATGCGTTCTACGACGCGCTGA
- a CDS encoding head decoration protein — MATLTEGIHTAGFLISEAQGMYRSRDQVTVAGGAAPGLFAGTLLGKLTAGGNFVRHAPGASDGSQTVAGILFEGVVGTAKRTIVSRDAQVVGAHLTYSAGADAAAIAIANAALDALGIIRRDGLQPAASRAAWPV; from the coding sequence ATGGCAACTCTCACCGAGGGCATCCACACCGCTGGATTCCTGATTTCGGAGGCGCAGGGCATGTATCGCTCGCGCGACCAGGTTACGGTCGCGGGCGGCGCAGCCCCCGGCCTCTTCGCTGGCACGCTGCTCGGCAAGCTGACCGCCGGCGGGAATTTCGTCCGCCATGCACCCGGTGCATCGGATGGCTCGCAGACTGTGGCGGGCATCCTTTTCGAGGGCGTCGTCGGCACGGCCAAGCGCACCATCGTCTCGCGCGATGCGCAGGTGGTGGGGGCTCACCTCACCTATTCAGCGGGCGCTGACGCCGCAGCCATCGCAATCGCCAACGCGGCCCTCGACGCGCTCGGCATCATTCGACGAGATGGACTTCAACCCGCAGCTTCTCGGGCAGCTTGGCCTGTTTGA